In Vigna unguiculata cultivar IT97K-499-35 chromosome 3, ASM411807v1, whole genome shotgun sequence, a single genomic region encodes these proteins:
- the LOC114178733 gene encoding cell wall / vacuolar inhibitor of fructosidase 1-like, producing MKPLSFIFYAVVITTISVPTATNCRVVLLNKANLIEETCKQTPHQNLCIQYLSSDPRSADADIEGLALIMVNVIKTKANNALDKIHQLLQGSPEPGQKESLSSCAGRYKAILEADVAQAIAALQKGDPKFAEDGVNDAAVEATSCENSFSGKSPLTDENSATHDVAVTTGAIVRQLL from the coding sequence ATGAAGCcactatcttttattttttacgcTGTTGTTATAACAACAATTTCGGTGCCAACAGCAACTAACTGCAGAGTCGTTCTGCTAAACAAGGCCAATCTGATAGAAGAAACATGCAAGCAGACACCCCATCAGAACCTTTGCATCCAATACCTCTCCTCTGACCCTCGCAGCGCCGATGCAGATATCGAAGGGCTAGCTCTGATCATGGTCAATGTAATCAAAACCAAAGCAAATAATGCCTTGGACAAGATCCACCAACTTCTTCAGGGAAGCCCTGAACCTGGTCAAAAGGAATCACTGAGTTCTTGTGCTGGTAGATACAAAGCAATTCTGGAAGCTGACGTGGCACAAGCCATTGCTGCTCTGCAGAAAGGAGACCCCAAATTCGCAGAAGATGGTGTGAATGATGCTGCTGTTGAGGCCACCTCTTGTGAGAACAGTTTCTCTGGGAAATCGCCACTCACTGATGAGAACAGTGCCACGCATGATGTTGCAGTCACAACAGGAGCTATAGTTAGACAATTGCTCTAG
- the LOC114177360 gene encoding uncharacterized protein LOC114177360 gives MDHMSLKDDDSEIDLESGLVVVEDDSKNVSSPGNTKQGKILFTEISCIKGDDRYSGCCNESKLTVVSMDMVKVSGKLYSVECVENDTPEKEKRKKCSNKKAPKPPRPPRAPSLDAADHKLIREITELAMLKRARIERMKALKKMKAAKASSSSSSSSSIFAMLFTVIFCIVILLQGMSSGKSSVATFQGSPVATGVTEGGLVYVQQQLNPSSSHPNAPGFQYHKIVQQFTGSDLPAKK, from the exons ATGGATCATATGAGTCTCAAGGATGATGACTCTGAAATTGATCTTGAAAGTGGGTTGGTAGTGGTTGAAGATGACTCAAAGAATGTGTCTTCTCCAGGTAACACAAAACAAGGGAAGATTTTGTTTACTGAGATTTCTTGTATAAAAGGTGATGATAGGTATAGTGGATGCTGCAATGAGTCAAAGCTAACAGTAGTTTCAATGGACATGGTGAAAGTGAGTGGGAAGTTGTACTCGGTAGAATGTGTGGAGAATGATACACCAGAAAAGGAGAAACGAAAAAAGTGCAGTAACAAGAAGGCTCCCAAACCTCCAAGACCTCCACGAGCTCCATCACTTGATGCAGCTGACCATAAGCTGATCAGGGAAATCACTGAACTTGCCATGTTAAAGCGTGCGAGGATTGAGAGGATGAAAGCTTTGAAGAAGATGAAGGCTGCAAAGGCATCATCCTCATCATCTTCCAGTAGCAGCATTTTTGCTATGCTTTTCACTGTTATCTTCTGTATTGTGATATTGCTCCAAG GCATGTCTTCTGGGAAAAGTTCAGTTGCAACATTCCAGGGATCTCCAGTAGCCACAGGAGTAACAGAGGGTGGTCTGGTTTATGTTCAACAACAACTCAATCCATCTTCAAGTCACCCAAATGCACCTGGTTTTCAGTACCACAA AATTGTACAGCAGTTCACTGGTTCAGATTTGCCTGCCAAAAAATAG
- the LOC114177361 gene encoding cell wall / vacuolar inhibitor of fructosidase 1-like produces the protein MRRSLPSVSFFLVHILLLSCILLTPTLSSDGDGDDDGDLVDQICRKTPFYDLCSSILHSNPLAPKSDPKGMALIMVNDIQANATDTLSYIEDLIKQTSDEELEQQLAFCAESYIPVVKYILPQAADAISQGRFGFASYCIVDAQKEVNACDKKFSGSSQAPLSDRNDIMQKLVDVAAAIVKLLLNG, from the coding sequence ATGAGGAGGAGCTTACCCTCTGTGTCTTTTTTTCTGGTCCATATTCTTCTTCTATCCTGTATTCTTCTCACACCAACACTTTCCTCTGATGGAGATGGTGACGATGATGGTGATTTGGTGGACCAGATATGCCGAAAGACTCCATTTTATGATCTCTGCAGCTCCATCTTACACTCAAATCCCTTGGCCCCCAAAAGTGATCCAAAGGGTATGGCCCTCATAATGGTGAATGACATTCAGGCAAATGCTACTGACACACTGAGTTACATTGAAGACTTGATCAAGCAAACCTCAGATGAAGAATTGGAGCAACAACTTGCTTTCTGCGCAGAGTCATACATCCCAGTTGTGAAGTACATTCTCCCACAAGCAGCTGATGCCATAAGCCAAGGTCGATTTGGGTTTGCCAGTTACTGCATCGTTGATGCTCAGAAGGAAGTAAATGCCTGTGACAAGAAATTTTCTGGCTCATCTCAGGCACCCTTAAGTGATAGAAATGACATTATGCAGAAGTTGGTGGATGTGGCTGCAGCCATAGTTAAACTACTATTAAATGGTTGA
- the LOC114177362 gene encoding cell wall / vacuolar inhibitor of fructosidase 1-like, whose protein sequence is MRKSSLFASFFILHILTLSCILLTPTHSSDGDLVAQICRKTPFYDLCSSILHSNPLAPKSDPKGMALIMVNNIQANATDTLSYIEELIKQTSDEELEQQLAFCAESYIPVVKYILPQAADAISQGRYGFASYCIVDAQKEVNACDKKFSGSSQTPLSDRNCIMQKLVDVAAAMVKLLLNG, encoded by the coding sequence ATGAGGAAGAGCTCACTCTTTGCGTCCTTTTTTATTCTCCATATTCTTACTCTTTCCTGTATTCTTCTCACACCAACTCATTCCTCTGATGGTGATTTGGTGGCCCAAATATGCCGAAAGACTCCCTTTTATGATCTCTGCAGCTCCATCTTACACTCAAATCCCTTGGCCCCTAAAAGTGATCCAAAGGGTATGGCCCTCATAATGGTGAATAACATTCAGGCAAATGCTACTGACACACTGAGTTACATCGAAGAGTTGATCAAGCAAACCTCAGATGAAGAATTGGAGCAACAACTTGCTTTCTGCGCAGAGTCATACATCCCAGTTGTGAAGTACATTCTCCCACAAGCAGCTGATGCCATAAGCCAAGGTCGATATGGGTTTGCCAGTTACTGCATCGTTGATGCTCAGAAGGAAGTTAATGCCTGCGACAAGAAATTTTCTGGCTCATCTCAGACACCATTAAGTGACAGAAATTGCATTATGCAGAAGCTTGTGGATGTGGCTGCAGCCATGGTTAAACTACTATTAAATggctga
- the LOC114178732 gene encoding cell wall / vacuolar inhibitor of fructosidase 1-like, translating into MTNLKSLILCFFLQAIVVLVTIPGSHCRSFLPNNENLIESTCKRTPNYNLCVQTLKASPESSTADVSGLALIMVKVIKAKANDALKIIHDLQRAGAGTKQRRALSSCASKYNAVLIADVPQATEALQKGNPKFAEDGANDAANEATNCESGFSGNSPLTKQNNAMHDVAAITAAIVRLLL; encoded by the coding sequence ATGACAAACTTGAAGTCACTGATTCTGTGCTTCTTTCTCCAAGCCATTGTTGTTCTGGTTACAATACCAGGAAGCCACTGCAGAAGCTTTCTTCCAAACAATGAAAATCTGATAGAGAGCACTTGCAAGAGAACCCCCAACTACAATCTCTGCGTTCAAACTCTGAAGGCAAGCCCTGAAAGCTCCACTGCTGATGTTTCAGGGCTAGCTCTTATCATGGTGAAAGTGATAAAAGCCAAAGCAAACGATGCCTTGAAAATAATCCATGACTTGCAGAGGGCGGGAGCAGGAACTAAACAGAGAAGAGCCTTGAGTTCTTGTGCTAGTAAATACAATGCAGTGTTGATAGCTGATGTTCCTCAAGCCACTGAGGCTCTGCAGAAAGGGAACCCCAAGTTTGCTGAAGATGGAGCCAATGATGCTGCTAATGAGGCTACCAACTGTGAGAGTGGTTTCTCTGGGAATTCTCCACTCACCAAACAGAACAATGCTATGCACGATGTTGCTGCTATTACTGCTGCTATTGTTAGATTGCTGCTCTAG
- the LOC114177171 gene encoding galactokinase, whose amino-acid sequence MAKHEELPIPIYNNLELVYGGGSALEEAQLRFDTLKSKFSEVFSNQPQVFARSPGRVNLIGEHIDYEGYSVLPMAIRQDTIVAIRKNNAEKVLRIANVNGDKYSVCTYPADPLQEIDLKNHKWGHYFICGYKGFYDYAKQKGVDIGEPVGLDVLVDGIVPTGSGLSSSAAFVCSSTIAIMAAFDVNFPKKEIAQVTCACERHIGTQSGGMDQAISVMAKTGFAELIDFNPIRATDVQLPAGGTFVIAHSLAESEKAVTAATNYNNRVVECRLASIVLAIKLGMDPKEAISKVSTLSDVEGLCVKFAGTRNSSDPVLAVKEYLKEEPYTAKEIEEVTGEKLTSFLGNNAAYLEVLKVAKHYKLHQRAAHVYSEAKRVHAFKDVVSSNLSDEEKLKKLGDLMNDSHHSCSVLYECSCPELEELVNVCRKNGALGARLTGAGWGGCAVALVKENIVPQFILNLKECFYQSRIDKGVIKKNDLGLYVFASKPSSGAAIFKF is encoded by the exons ATGGCGAAGCACGAGGAGCTTCCGATCCCGATTTACAATAACCTAGAGTTGGTTTATGGGGGTGGTTCAGCGCTCGAAGAAGCTCAGCTTCGTTTCGATACTTTGAAGTCCAAATTCTCCGAAGTTTTCAGTAATCAACCTCAAGTTTTCGCTCGTTCACCTg GGAGAGTGAACTTGATTGGGGAGCACATTGATTATGAGGGTTATTCGGTGTTGCCTATGGCTATTCGGCAAGATACGATCGTGGCGATTCGGAAAAACAACGCGGAAAAGGTTCTCAGGATTGCTAACGTGAACGGTGACAAATATTCTGTTTGTACTTATCCTGCTGATCCTCTCCAG GAAATCGACTTGAAGAATCACAAATGGGgccattattttatttgtgg GTACAAAGGTTTCTATGATTATGCAAAACAGAAAGGAGTGGATATTGGTGAACCTGTTGGACTTGACGTTCTTGTTGATGGAATAGTGCCAACAG GTTCTGGGCTATCAAGCTCTGCAGCGTTTGTCTGCTCATCCACAATTGCTATTATGGCTGCTTTTGATGTGAACTTCCCAAAG AAAGAAATTGCACAAGTTACATGTGCTTGTGAACGACATATTGGGACACAATCTGGTGGAATGGACCAG GCAATCTCTGTCATGGCCAAGACTGGGTTTGCAGAGCTCATTGATTTCAACCCAATTCGTGCAACAGATGTGCAACTTCCTGCTGGTGGGACTTTTGTGATAGCTCATTCTCTGGCAGAGTCTGAGAAGGCTGTTACTGCTGCGACAAATTATAACAATAGGGTTGTTGAATGTCGTTTGGCTTCT ATTGTTCTAGCTATAAAGCTAGGAATGGATCCAAAAGAGGCAATATCAAAAGTGAGCACACTGTCTGATGTTGAAGGTTTATGTGTCAAATTTGCTGGTACTCGTAACTCATCTGATCCTGTACTTGCTGTAAAG GAATATTTGAAAGAAGAACCATATACCGCCAAAGAAATTGAAGAAGTTACTGGGGAAAAGCTGACCTCCTTTTTGGGCAACAATGCAGCTTATTTAGAAGTCTTAAAAGTTGCAAAGCATTACAAGTTGCATCAG AGAGCTGCTCACGTGTATTCAGAAGCCAAGAGGGTACATGCTTTCAAGGATGTCGTATCCTCAAATCTAAG CGACGAGGAGAAGCTAAAGAAGCTTGGTGACCTTATGAACGACAGTCATCATAGCTGCAGCGTTTTATATGAGTGCAG CTGTCCAGAGTTGGAAGAACTTGTAAATGTTTGTCGTAAGAATGGTGCTCTCGGGGCTAGGCTTACTGGAGCTGGATGGGGTGGTTGTGCAGTTGCTTTGGTGAAGGAGAACATAGTTCCACAATTTATCCTTAATTTAAAG GAATGCTTCTACCAGTCTAGGATAGACAAGGGCGTTATTAAGAAGAACGACCTTGGCCTTTATGTATTTGCTTCCAAGCCATCAAGTGGTGCTGCTATATTCaagttttag
- the LOC114177359 gene encoding peroxidase 40 — protein sequence MQIVLLCLMILKLTPAFAATVNDAYGGDPGCALGSGIYRHTCPEAEAIIFYWVEQAVAEDSRMAASLLRLHFHDCFVNGCDASVLLDDTQDFVGEKTAGPNLNSLRGFEVIDKIKSELELLCPQTVSCADILATAARDSVLLSGGPIWEMQMGRKDSITASKDAANSNIPGPNSTVDVLVAKFENVGLTLKDMVALSGAHTIGKARCTTFSSRLQSSSDSENIDFIASLQQLCSGLDNGNIVAHLDLATPATFDNQYFVNLLSGEGLLPSDQTLVNGNDQTRQIVENYVENPLAFFEDFKHSMLKMGSLGSPSNGQIRRDCRTVN from the exons ATGCAAATAGTACTATTGTGTCTAATGATACTTAAGCTCACTCCAGCCTTTGCAGCCACCGTGAATGATGCCTATGGTGGTGATCCTGGTTGTGCATTAGGGAGTGGCATATACCGCCACACTTGCCCAGAGGCTGAGGCCATCATCTTCTATTGGGTGGAGCAGGCTGTTGCTGAAGACTCAAGAATGGCTGCCTCACTGCTTAGGCTACATTTCCATGATTGCTTTGTCAAT GGTTGTGATGCTTCAGTCTTGCTGGATGACACACAGGACTTTGTTGGGGAGAAAACTGCAGGTCCAAATTTGAATTCTCTCAGAGGATTTGAAGTGATCGACAAAATCAAATCTGAGCTGGAACTACTCTGTCCACAGACTGTCTCTTGTGCTGACATACTGGCAACTGCTGCAAGAGATTCAGTTCTTCTG TCAGGAGGTCCAATTTGGGAGATGCAAATGGGAAGGAAAGATAGCATTACTGCTAGTAAGGATGCAGCAAATAGTAACATCCCAGGTCCAAACTCCACTGTTGACGTGCTGGTAGCCAAGTTCGAGAATGTAGGCCTTACACTTAAAGACATGGTTGCCCTTTCAG GTGCACACACAATAGGGAAAGCACGCTGCACAACATTCAGCTCTCGATTACAGAGTAGTAGCGACTCAGAAAACATTGATTTCATCGCATCATTGCAACAGTTGTGCTCAGGATTAGATAATGGTAACATAGTTGCACATCTTGACTTGGCTACACCTGCTACCTTTGATAACCAATACTTCGTTAATCTTCTCTCTGGGGAGGGATTGCTCCCATCAGATCAGACTCTTGTGAATGGAAATGATCAGACACGACAGATTGTGGAAAACTATGTGGAGAATCCATTAGCTTTCTTCGAAGACTTCAAGCATTCAATGTTAAAAATGGGAAGCTTGGGATCACCAAGTAATGGCCAGATTCGTAGGGACTGCCGAACGGTTAATTAG